ACCGATCttgaaaatttgtatttatatttaattaaagcTCTTATAAACAGAGACCACGTCTTTCTGTCGCCAAAACTCTATGAACATAAATATGACCAAGGTAATGTGACATTCATCGTTGAAAATCCACATTCGGTGTACTATAGCGTATCGATGGTAACGAGACGGACGATGTGAGTGTGATAGTAGCCCCAGGATTCCTAACAAAATTCCATCGAGCTGAAACGCCATTTCTTACGCCATAACATTTTGTTGTTATAATCTCGGGTTCCACTGATTTGAAAGCAGAAAAAGAAGACATGAATTGACAATTAATTCCAAAAAAGGTCGTTCATAGCCTCAGTTTCACCTCAGTTTAGCATATATTTTTTCTCTCAAAGATAAAGTTccatattatattgttattgtgtaataatCGTCACTGAATTCACtaagatatctatattttttcGTATTCTCTTAGGTACGgtaagttttttaaaaaaatgagtTAGTGTTGACAGCATAATTGTTCTCATTACTTTGACACTATCCCTTTAGCAAGTAGAACTAAGGTCTTCTTGACAACCTATGTATAAGAGCTCCCATTTCATTTATCTTATGACCAACATTTATATATCTGATATCAGTTATATTCAGATTAAATCTAACACCGAAGAAAGTGAAAGGTTCCTCAGGCCAACTGAGATTTCTGTTAATACACAATTTATCATCCTTTTTGAAATTGAACGTCTGTTGGTTTAGCAAGCCTCCATTTTGATTTTCAACTAGCTTAATCAAACAAGGAAAAGGTCTCTGTTTTTGTTCAAAGTTGTGTCATTTTTATTACTCGCATAGGAAACGTGGGTCGCAGATTTGTGCCAAGTCCTTATGAGATAAGCTACTATCTGTGACTTGGTGAGAAACAGTCGGGTTCTTACATATATCAGCACCAACATGTGTTTACTGTGGTCAAGTCTGGTGTGGTCAGCCCTCATTGTGCATGGTAAAGTTTGTATTTCAGATTATTCTCAATCGGACTATAAAAAATCCGTCAGTTGGTTGTAATGATTCGATGATAAATTGTGATTATTGACTGAGTCGAGTCAAATTCGTGTCTTTTACTTTAGATTAACTTCATAAATTGTAAAAAGAACTTCCTATtatatgtgatttttttttgtcattgttGATTTGGCCTATTGAATATGACCTGAGAAACGCTATATTGTTTCACAGTTGAAATGACACCATTTGAAATAGCTTCCTTATACTTTAACCGCCAGTGATCCGAGGATGTCCGAACGGCTGGGAAACGTTTGACGGGTCATGCTATTTTGTGTCTGACTTCCGGGAAGATTGGCCAACAGCATCGGTAAATTCGGCATTATTAAGTATAGcatctgtacatgtaaatttattCTAACTCTAAGAACTTTCCGACATgaatttgttattttcattcGACATCAATTGAACTAGTGGTCACACCAATATTGATGTGTTGTTTACACCTATCAAATATAGTTTTGTTCAACCGAAACAGGTAAAGGTCGAACCAAAGCAAACTATATGATCTTAATAATAACATTTCGGTCATCAACGTTGTATATAACAGGTTGTCGGTATTTCTATTAGGACTATCAGCACCTCACAATACTAGTGTGgttttaaaatatcatattgactATTAAAGAGGGGCGTTCGCTATTCCAATAATTGCTCAACACAAAATGGAATGCGAATACGTGTCTGTTTGGATGGTATTATATCTAATTAATGTTCTGCTTTGGATTATGTTTAAGTTCATCTGTTTATTTATGCTGTGGAAAATGATACTCTTATATAAGATTATTTCTGctatgttacatatatttatttctgaTGTAAAGGACGCTATATCATCTGATTATATTTGCTATGGAATAAAATGTGATTATTTTGGTGATTTAAATCGAGTCTATATCTCCCGATGTTTAGTGTTGATGATCTCGTTCGATGTTGTCCATAACATCTATTTCTGTCTATTTTCAGACCGCATGTGGGCTTTATCATGCACATCTCGCTGAAGTTATCGACGAAGCAGAGGAAAATTTTCTCAAACAAGTAATCTCAAAATATCATGGTACGGCTTTCATGTTTATAACattctatatataatttatatctaaGATAGTTAAAATACCgctcgcgcgcttccatccgagTCTACAAGGAAGATAAATGTAAGAGGCTATAACTAGGGACTCGATAATTCAGTGCATTGCAGTATAAACGTTTATGGAAGAAGGTATTTCGAAAATATACATTCTAACGTGACAAAGTTTTGAAACAAACAGAAAATGCACCTAGAGAATAACATGGAATAAtagtaatgttatattgttGGATCTGTTTGAGAGTTATTGTAGATATACTGTACCTGATACTCAGACAAGCGACTTAATATATTTACCCTTAAACCTCTAAAGCTGGGCACAGGAGTGATGACAATTACTGGTTGGGAGGTTCAGACATGTTTGTGGAGGGAGATTGGCGATGGATGAACAGTGATCAACGTATAAATTATACCAACTGGTATCCGGGTGAGCCGAACAATTACCAGAACCATAGCGAAGACTGTGTGGTGGTGTACATCAACAACCATCAACAGTACCGATGGGATGACCGGAAATGCAcggaaaaaaataactttatttgTGAGATTGGGTAGGTTTCTACAAGATCTTGTCATTTATACATGTCGGGTGTCATCGAAGAAGCATAAGACGCTAATCATCCAGAGGTTCTGGTTTTAGTATCTTTTTTCAAGGGTCTTCATACCAGTCTACGTATTTTGCCCTTAATTCATCGATTTTTAGTTAGAATGATGGTTCCGTTATTATGTCGGCATTTTCTGATGTTTTCCTAGTAAGAGCAATTCAACTATAGTATAGAAATATTGCTTTTTAACACATTATAGCATTGGAAAGTCTTATGGTAACATCCCTCTGTCATCTCTGTCATACGTGTTACTGTTGTATAACTTCATGTTAGTAAAGTATCGCAACAAGCCGCGTTTGTTATAATTAACTTTTAACAAAATGTACAGATGTAGCTACCATATGCATTGCCACTAAATTCCCTTATTTCATGTTTCAGTGTAAACTGTTGCCCCTACCCCGTATCAGAAACCTGTTTTTTGtactaaaatgaaaatgttgatatatatggaATGAATACTGTGTAAGGCGCTGAACTCGTGTAGTGTTATTTTCGCGGTTTAATGATATTTTGACCGTGAAAGCGCGAAAAGAAATCTGTCTCAAAAATTACCCGATGTATAGTATTGAATGATTTGAAGAGCCTTCATTCATATGAAAACATATTAACGAAATTATTGTATACAATAATCAATTGATACTTTTGTTATTCTATTTTTAGAGATGATTCGGGAGCAATTGTGATTGGCTGAAACCTGATGCAGTTGATGATATCGGTACTCATTGCTTATGTTGAAATCGTTGTCATTACGAAATAAATATCAAGGaattattatgtaaaatctTATTTTTAAAGTTTGCTTATATAAGCATGCCGTTTCAATTGATCTAGTACACTATCAAGTGATGAATGTCACACGCAGTAATAATTAGATTTCGATTCTAGTATAATACaaagataatacatgtatatctttatagAGTATGTCAGAACATGAGGTTCTCATGAATGTTTGAATTTATAATTGAGATATGCGAGGGCTGGCCAGTTATTTTGGTCCAATGAAACTTTAAGTGGCATCTCAACATCAAATCCTGCCAAAACAGTGGTATTTTACAAGATGATAAATTCTTGCTACGCcgcaatttaacagaaataatTTGATCAGCTATTAGTATCTATCATGGCATACTGTGGACCTTGCTTATGGTATGTACTGTGTTACGTTGCTTgtgaatttcaacaaaacatgcgaaACATGCAtgtttcggggggggggggggggggggcaacaaGTGTTTACATAAAGAGTACATAAAGTTAAATCCGCTCAAACAAATGACTCATTTCGTGTGCTATAGATACTTATgaacataacagcttggctatttttcaggtttgctTATTTATGTGACtaattccatgctacatcttaacATAAATTAACTATTTAGAAGAAACTGTTAGCATCTAGTTATTTTAGGAATCTACGTGTCAAAActaacattttggtatattagtTGActatttttgtacaaatttgttCATAtctattcgtgtttgaaattcaacactattctaCTATATAAACGACACTTAAAAAGCAGGACGACATTGATACATCTGGTAATTCATCAAGTGGTGTTATAGAGCAAAGTCTTAGATCACGACATTGTATAATTCATGTAACACGAACTGTGAACGTGAGATAAGCTATTATCTCCGATTCGTCAACGAAACAAGGGTCGGACTGTGTCTGCCGGTTTGTACGTACCGACAATGGTGTACACAGTACGATTAGGTCTGATTTTAACCAGCGTAATTGTGCAAGGTATggtatttttttctcatttatCAAAAGGGTAATTAACACTTGcaataattattatcattacttTGTAAAACGGCTATATCTCGATTGGTACCAAGGATCAGGAAATTTACTTATTTGAGGGCCTGCTTTTACTGTTAACATAGGATCAAAATGGGttgttttaatttcttaatCCATAGTCAAAACGAtctcaattaattttttttgtaaatacattacaatgattttatttcttaCTTGACATTTCTCGTAATATGTACCTATTTAAAATATCCATGAAATAAAACTATAATATCGGAACTGTCATACTGATATTCAAAAACAATTTCCGGGCaccattttatatatgtgtgtacagtGATTATGTTATGACTCACGCCTGTATGTCAATCCGTAATAACGTTTCTGATTCCTTAATCTACAGTGGTCAGAGGATGTCCGAACGGTTGGACAGCTTTCAATGATTCCTGCTATTTGATATCCTTTCATAAGGAAGATTGGTCAGCCGCGTCGGTAAATTATAGGACAACtctaaatattatttatatcatgttAAACGACTTCAGATGTTCGAAAATATAATCTTATTTCGTTGCACAAAAATATGTAGTATCAAATATAActttacatatcaatatacatttaacactgtAATTTTATTGAAGGGCTGATCGGCCTATCTATCGAATTCATCTTTCACCAT
The window above is part of the Pecten maximus chromosome 2, xPecMax1.1, whole genome shotgun sequence genome. Proteins encoded here:
- the LOC117321540 gene encoding perlucin-like protein, translating into MCLLWSSLVWSALIVHVIRGCPNGWETFDGSCYFVSDFREDWPTASTACGLYHAHLAEVIDEAEENFLKQVISKYHAGHRSDDNYWLGGSDMFVEGDWRWMNSDQRINYTNWYPGEPNNYQNHSEDCVVVYINNHQQYRWDDRKCTEKNNFICEIGDDSGAIVIG